The following are encoded together in the Ezakiella massiliensis genome:
- the purF gene encoding amidophosphoribosyltransferase: protein MSGVAGVYSKNSSAKEYIYYMLYALQHRGQESAGIACYNNGLIDYHKSQGLVNDVFPKDIMERLAGNIAIGHVRMAAKDEGLDYPYLQPIVAGYRQGALGIVHDGHISNAPQLKEDLQNQGYMFQSFLDTEVIATLLAKNTKENIEQSILDTVKMLKGSYSIIVMANESLYAIRDFYGIKPLSIGKLNDKYLVASETCAFDSIGAEFVRDVDPGEIIRINENGIEVVQKGDPSRRKLGVFEMVYIARPDSYIDGKSIYSVRRNAGKILAQESPVDADLVVGAPDSGISFAIGYAEESGIKYTEGIIKNRYVGRTFIQPTQEMRELAVRIKLNPLREYIEGKRIVLVDDSIVRGTTMKRTVKMLRDVGVKEIHLRIGSPMVKYSSNLVMNTPTKAELIAANHTKDEIRDIIGADSLEFISTDGLYKALGGREFTEACFTGVFPEGTI from the coding sequence ATGAGCGGCGTAGCTGGTGTTTATTCAAAAAATAGTAGCGCAAAAGAGTATATTTATTATATGCTCTACGCCCTCCAACACAGGGGCCAAGAATCTGCAGGGATTGCTTGCTATAACAATGGTCTTATAGATTATCATAAGTCACAGGGTTTGGTTAATGACGTTTTTCCTAAGGATATTATGGAAAGATTGGCTGGCAATATCGCCATTGGACATGTAAGAATGGCTGCCAAGGATGAGGGGCTTGACTACCCTTATTTGCAACCAATAGTTGCTGGATACAGGCAAGGGGCCTTGGGTATTGTCCACGATGGGCATATTTCAAACGCTCCTCAATTAAAAGAAGACTTGCAAAACCAAGGTTATATGTTTCAATCTTTCTTAGATACAGAAGTTATAGCGACCTTGCTAGCAAAAAATACCAAGGAAAATATTGAACAATCCATATTAGACACTGTTAAGATGTTAAAGGGATCCTATTCTATTATAGTTATGGCCAATGAAAGTCTTTATGCAATTAGAGATTTTTACGGAATAAAGCCACTTTCAATTGGCAAGCTCAATGATAAATATCTGGTCGCAAGTGAAACTTGTGCCTTTGATTCAATAGGTGCAGAATTTGTCAGAGACGTTGATCCAGGTGAAATTATTAGAATTAACGAAAATGGCATAGAAGTAGTTCAAAAAGGCGATCCATCTAGAAGGAAGCTTGGAGTTTTTGAGATGGTCTATATAGCAAGACCTGACTCATATATTGATGGCAAATCAATTTACTCGGTCAGGAGAAATGCAGGAAAGATTTTGGCCCAAGAATCTCCAGTCGACGCAGACCTAGTTGTTGGGGCTCCTGATAGTGGAATTAGCTTTGCTATTGGTTATGCGGAAGAGTCCGGCATTAAATATACAGAGGGCATTATAAAAAACAGATATGTAGGCAGGACCTTTATTCAGCCAACTCAAGAAATGCGTGAGCTAGCTGTTAGAATTAAATTAAATCCACTTAGGGAGTATATCGAAGGCAAGAGGATAGTTTTGGTTGATGACTCTATCGTAAGGGGCACAACTATGAAGAGGACTGTTAAAATGCTAAGAGATGTAGGCGTCAAGGAAATTCATTTGAGGATTGGAAGCCCAATGGTTAAGTATTCATCCAATTTGGTTATGAACACACCTACCAAGGCTGAGCTAATTGCAGCTAACCATACAAAAGATGAAATTAGAGATATAATTGGTGCCGATAGTTTGGAATTTATATCTACAGATGGGCTGTACAAAGCTCTTGGAGGCAGAGAATTTACCGAGGCTTGTTTTACAGGAGTATTCCCAGAAGGGACAATATAA
- the purE gene encoding 5-(carboxyamino)imidazole ribonucleotide mutase: protein MKVAIIMGSISDRDVMERAKKILDKFGIETHCEVISAHRTPERAIEFASTARENGIDAIIAIAGKAAHLAGVVAAITTVPVIGVPGKTSVMGGLDSLFSVVQMPKGIPVATVAIDGGENAGLLAVSMLSLKYPELVNKLQAYRQELKDQVVEMNEELGK, encoded by the coding sequence ATGAAAGTAGCAATTATTATGGGAAGCATTAGCGACAGAGATGTAATGGAAAGGGCAAAGAAGATTTTAGATAAGTTTGGAATTGAAACACATTGTGAAGTTATTTCTGCCCACAGGACTCCAGAAAGAGCCATTGAATTTGCATCAACAGCTAGAGAAAATGGCATTGATGCAATTATTGCCATTGCAGGAAAGGCTGCTCACCTAGCAGGTGTTGTAGCTGCCATTACAACTGTGCCAGTAATCGGTGTTCCAGGCAAAACATCTGTAATGGGTGGGCTTGATTCACTCTTCTCAGTTGTACAAATGCCAAAGGGAATTCCAGTTGCAACAGTTGCAATTGACGGTGGAGAAAATGCAGGTCTACTTGCAGTTTCAATGCTATCCTTGAAATACCCTGAACTCGTTAATAAACTTCAAGCCTATAGACAAGAGCTAAAGGACCAAGTAGTAGAAATGAATGAGGAGCTAGGCAAATAA
- a CDS encoding phosphoribosylglycinamide formyltransferase gives MHNKRVIILISGGGSNMESIARNVKDIDIVGVYADRECGGIDRAKNLGLRAELISSSFFKNIADIIKEKQIDFIILAGFLKILPSDFVKSAPPILNIHPSLLPKYGGKGCHGINVHRMVLEANDKYSGASVHIVDTGIDTGPIIMQSFISIEGLKTAEEIAARVLTTEHKLYSMAINEFIRNGGDK, from the coding sequence ATGCATAATAAAAGGGTTATAATTTTAATTTCAGGCGGTGGATCCAATATGGAATCCATCGCCAGAAATGTAAAAGATATTGATATTGTGGGCGTATATGCCGACCGTGAGTGCGGTGGAATTGATAGGGCAAAAAATCTAGGCTTGAGAGCAGAGTTAATTTCTAGCAGTTTTTTTAAAAACATTGCTGATATCATAAAAGAAAAACAAATTGATTTTATTATCCTGGCTGGTTTTTTAAAAATTCTTCCAAGCGATTTTGTTAAGTCGGCCCCTCCAATTTTAAATATACATCCGTCGCTCTTACCTAAATACGGGGGAAAGGGATGTCATGGCATAAATGTTCACAGGATGGTTTTAGAGGCTAATGATAAGTATTCTGGTGCAAGTGTACATATAGTAGACACCGGCATAGATACAGGGCCAATAATTATGCAGTCCTTTATATCTATTGAAGGATTAAAGACTGCTGAGGAAATTGCAGCAAGGGTTTTAACTACTGAGCATAAGCTTTACAGTATGGCTATTAATGAATTTATTAGAAATGGAGGAGACAAATGA
- the purM gene encoding phosphoribosylformylglycinamidine cyclo-ligase — protein MTLSYKDAGVDKEQGYRQVQMIKEHIQRTNRDGVMGGIGGFSGLFKLNNYKNPVLVSGTDGVGTKLKFAFLCDKHDTIGIDAVAMCVNDILCQGAEPLFFLDYIATGKLIPEKMTEIVKGVADGCVQAGAALIGGETAEMPGFYSEDEYDIAGFAVGCVEEDEIITNDAVSEGDVLIGLQSSGIHSNGYSLVRKIVFDVSKADLDKVYDGLDKPLKEELLTPTRIYKDAVFALKDKVKIHGMCHITGGGFYENIPRMIPDGLFAEIDTKDIKRPAIFDLLQEWANINTKEMYSTFNMGIGFIFALAKDDKDAALEALKAAGEEPVVLGEIEKGQGDKCIIKGL, from the coding sequence ATGACATTATCTTACAAAGATGCAGGCGTTGACAAGGAGCAGGGCTATCGTCAAGTTCAAATGATTAAGGAGCACATCCAAAGGACAAACCGTGATGGAGTCATGGGTGGCATTGGTGGTTTTAGCGGATTATTTAAATTAAATAATTACAAAAATCCAGTGCTCGTAAGTGGTACAGATGGTGTTGGAACCAAGTTAAAATTTGCTTTCCTATGCGATAAGCACGACACAATAGGTATTGACGCTGTTGCTATGTGCGTTAACGATATTTTATGCCAAGGTGCCGAACCTTTATTCTTTTTGGATTACATTGCAACAGGTAAACTAATTCCAGAAAAGATGACTGAAATCGTAAAGGGCGTTGCCGATGGTTGCGTTCAAGCTGGAGCTGCTTTAATAGGCGGTGAAACAGCAGAGATGCCAGGTTTTTATAGCGAAGACGAATATGATATTGCAGGTTTTGCAGTTGGCTGCGTAGAAGAAGATGAAATTATCACAAATGACGCAGTTAGCGAAGGGGATGTTTTAATCGGGCTTCAATCATCAGGTATTCACTCCAACGGCTATTCCTTAGTTAGGAAGATTGTATTTGATGTTTCAAAGGCAGATTTGGATAAGGTCTATGATGGACTTGATAAACCTCTCAAAGAAGAGCTTTTAACTCCAACCAGAATTTATAAGGATGCAGTTTTTGCTTTAAAAGACAAGGTTAAAATCCATGGTATGTGCCATATTACTGGTGGTGGATTTTATGAAAATATTCCTAGGATGATTCCTGATGGACTTTTTGCAGAAATTGATACAAAGGATATTAAGAGACCTGCAATTTTTGATCTCTTGCAAGAATGGGCAAACATCAATACAAAAGAAATGTATTCGACTTTTAATATGGGCATAGGCTTTATATTTGCTTTGGCCAAGGACGATAAGGATGCAGCTCTAGAAGCTCTGAAAGCTGCTGGAGAAGAGCCAGTTGTACTTGGAGAAATCGAAAAAGGTCAAGGAGACAAATGCATAATAAAAGGGTTATAA